Genomic segment of Terriglobia bacterium:
GTTTGCGCCGAACCCGGAGCTGGTCGCGGCCGAACTCACCCGCGTATGCCGTCCCGGCGGAATGATCGCCATGGCCAATTGGACACCCGGCGGGTTCATCGGGCTAATGTTCAAGACGATTGCCCGGCATATCGCACCCTCCGGCATGCCATCGCCCGCGCTGTGGGGGGACGAAGCGACTGTGCGGGACCGTCTCCAGAAAGGAATTGCCGGTGTGAAGTGTGCGGTGCGGGTCTATCACTTTGACTATCCGTTCTCGCCCGACGAGGTAGTGGAATTCTTCCGCATCAACTACGGTCCCATGGCGCGCGCTTTCGCATCACTCGACGGGAATGGCCAGGCGAAGCTGCGGAACGATCTGGTGAGCCTGTGGTCCGCGTACAACAAAGGCGCCGGCCATACCACCAAGGTTGAAGCCGAATACCTGGAGGTGGTTGCGACACGGGGCTGAAGATGCCACAACGTTGCTATTCAAAAATCAAGATCGCGGACGCAATCACCGTGATCCACTTCCCGTGCTTGTCACCCACGCCGCTCTGCGTCATGTTGGTGGTGCGCACGATCTTGTTGGAGATGCGGTAGATCTCTTTTTTCTCGTCCCAGGACTTGTCGGGATCAAACTCCACGTTGAGGGTGGTCGCGAGCATCTCCGCGGCCAGTTCCTCGGCGTATTCGCCGGCTTGCTCGTCGGTCTCGCCGAAAGAGTGGTGCTCGCTGAG
This window contains:
- a CDS encoding class I SAM-dependent methyltransferase, encoding MSAIAKEILTTAEVEQLKIRLKTTWMAGDYDRFARYMEKDAEVFFRRLGVTPGTRLLDVGCGAGQLALIAARAGAQVTGCDIATNWIEKARARAAAEGLAATFQEGDAEALPYEDAQFDAVVSIFGAMFAPNPELVAAELTRVCRPGGMIAMANWTPGGFIGLMFKTIARHIAPSGMPSPALWGDEATVRDRLQKGIAGVKCAVRVYHFDYPFSPDEVVEFFRINYGPMARAFASLDGNGQAKLRNDLVSLWSAYNKGAGHTTKVEAEYLEVVATRG